The following are encoded in a window of Sphaerisporangium siamense genomic DNA:
- a CDS encoding DUF3598 family protein translates to MAIREGLPLLAKHEGEWEGTYTHVDADGNVVDRHASHLSCLLSPEDPDRYVQVNRYRWEDGRSEEYTFPGVYDGHGRLYFDTERIKGVTWALDENAMFLTWRFKASDPSADQRLFEMIVLSDDGASRSRTWQWLEHGVCVRRTLIQETRVG, encoded by the coding sequence ATGGCCATCCGCGAAGGGCTTCCGCTGCTCGCCAAGCACGAGGGCGAGTGGGAGGGCACCTACACCCACGTGGACGCCGACGGGAACGTCGTCGACCGTCACGCCTCCCACCTGAGCTGCCTGCTCTCGCCCGAGGACCCGGACAGGTACGTGCAGGTCAACCGCTACCGCTGGGAGGACGGCCGGTCGGAGGAGTACACCTTCCCCGGCGTCTACGACGGCCACGGCCGCCTGTACTTCGACACCGAGCGGATCAAGGGCGTCACCTGGGCGCTGGACGAGAACGCCATGTTCCTCACCTGGCGCTTCAAGGCCTCCGACCCCTCCGCCGACCAACGGCTCTTCGAGATGATCGTGCTGAGCGACGACGGCGCGAGCCGCAGCCGCACCTGGCAGTGGCTGGAGCACGGCGTCTGCGTGCGCCGCACCCTGATCCAGGAGACCAGGGTCGGATGA
- a CDS encoding MDR family NADP-dependent oxidoreductase: MTPPATHTRIVLARRPRGVPEEDDFRAEKTAIPAPGPGEVLVRTVHLSLDPYVRGTLTGRDLGHAPVAPGDLVPGRAVAQVVDTGAWVLAETGWQEYAAVPASSLRPVEVPPGVPRTAALGALGMPGLTAYAAVTRLLRPEPGDTVVVSAAAGAVGGTAGQLAALAGARTVAIAGGPDKCRVAVERLGYAAAVDRHAPDWTEALADACPDGVDGYLHMAGGAVLEGVLDRLAPGGRVVLCGLPDHANETGHTVLPAGAVMRARATVHGLVVYDHQDLAPRFAERVGRLVAEGRLRLLEDAHEGLTSAPAAFRRLMTGANVGKSIVHVAPEPAPRRRRRP; encoded by the coding sequence ATGACGCCCCCGGCCACGCACACCAGGATCGTCCTGGCCCGGCGCCCGCGCGGCGTGCCCGAAGAGGACGACTTCCGTGCCGAGAAGACGGCCATTCCGGCGCCCGGACCCGGCGAGGTCCTGGTCCGCACCGTCCACCTGTCCCTCGACCCGTACGTACGGGGCACGCTGACCGGGCGCGACCTCGGCCACGCCCCCGTGGCGCCGGGCGATCTGGTGCCGGGCCGGGCCGTGGCCCAGGTCGTGGACACCGGCGCGTGGGTGCTGGCCGAGACCGGGTGGCAGGAGTACGCCGCGGTGCCGGCCTCCTCGCTGCGCCCGGTGGAAGTGCCGCCCGGTGTGCCGCGCACCGCGGCGCTCGGCGCGCTCGGCATGCCCGGGCTCACCGCCTACGCCGCCGTCACCCGGCTGCTGCGCCCCGAGCCCGGCGACACCGTCGTGGTGTCCGCGGCGGCCGGCGCGGTCGGCGGCACGGCCGGGCAGCTCGCGGCGCTGGCGGGCGCCCGCACGGTGGCGATCGCCGGGGGGCCGGACAAGTGCCGGGTGGCGGTCGAGCGACTCGGCTACGCGGCGGCCGTCGACCGGCACGCCCCGGACTGGACCGAGGCGCTGGCCGACGCCTGCCCGGACGGCGTGGACGGCTACCTGCACATGGCGGGCGGCGCGGTGCTCGAAGGCGTGCTGGACCGGCTCGCGCCGGGCGGCCGGGTCGTGCTGTGCGGCCTGCCCGACCACGCCAACGAGACCGGGCACACCGTGCTGCCCGCCGGGGCGGTGATGCGGGCCCGCGCCACCGTGCACGGCCTGGTCGTCTACGACCACCAGGACCTCGCGCCGCGATTCGCCGAACGGGTGGGACGGCTCGTCGCCGAGGGACGCCTGCGCCTTCTGGAGGACGCGCACGAGGGGCTGACCTCCGCGCCCGCGGCCTTCCGCCGCCTGATGACCGGCGCCAACGTGGGCAAGTCCATCGTCCACGTCGCGCCGGAACCCGCGCCGCGGCGGCGCCGCCGCCCTTGA
- a CDS encoding YybH family protein, with protein MTVPTTTPLGTAEAMLTAVVERRLDGVLETFSPADDAYVFVEGPRWTTHGGDRIKAGWEAYFKTSIRINGFRWVEGPFTWESDTLAQVVGVVDYDIMGDGKAGRLRMRMTWLVRREEGRWRIVHEHGSQPLADPYGAGDWWPEGATPLA; from the coding sequence ATGACCGTGCCCACGACCACACCGCTCGGCACCGCGGAGGCGATGCTCACCGCCGTCGTCGAACGGCGGCTGGACGGCGTGCTGGAGACCTTCTCCCCCGCCGACGACGCGTACGTCTTCGTCGAGGGACCGCGCTGGACCACCCACGGCGGCGACCGGATCAAGGCCGGGTGGGAGGCCTACTTCAAGACGTCGATCCGCATCAACGGGTTCCGCTGGGTCGAGGGCCCGTTCACCTGGGAGAGCGACACGCTGGCCCAGGTCGTCGGCGTCGTCGACTACGACATCATGGGCGACGGCAAGGCCGGGCGGCTGCGCATGCGCATGACCTGGCTCGTGCGCCGCGAGGAGGGCCGCTGGCGCATCGTCCACGAGCACGGCTCCCAGCCGCTGGCGGACCCCTACGGCGCGGGCGACTGGTGGCCCGAAGGCGCCACCCCGCTCGCGTGA
- a CDS encoding VOC family protein codes for MISELRVATVAVADLERSCAFYADTFGYVRLGEGTVGGPAAERAWQMPPGLTGRAVVMGPEGATTGLLRLVGFDAPGEPYWGDYSRAQDYGHYALNIRVPEIRTAIARLRGAGGRSKSEPTHWTVMPDLSAWDSLSYDPDGVILDVFELEPGEASLLAGYDGRPSELQTVAMHVSDARASAAFYQGLGYAELYEKLIERMESFFRLPPETGLHNINLYMPGDTLTGRVEIAQYVGFPGRDQRDRAVPPRLGILSVSMETDDLDATSALVTKLGGEPVCEPVELDLPPYGPARVRTFFGPDGEVLEFYQCG; via the coding sequence TTGATCAGCGAGCTTCGCGTGGCGACGGTGGCCGTCGCGGACCTGGAGCGGTCCTGCGCCTTCTACGCGGACACGTTCGGATACGTCCGCCTCGGCGAGGGGACGGTCGGCGGCCCCGCGGCCGAGCGCGCCTGGCAGATGCCGCCCGGCCTCACCGGGCGCGCGGTCGTGATGGGACCGGAGGGCGCGACCACCGGGCTGCTGCGCCTGGTCGGCTTCGACGCCCCCGGCGAGCCCTACTGGGGCGACTACTCCCGCGCCCAGGACTACGGGCACTACGCGCTCAACATCCGGGTGCCCGAGATCCGCACGGCGATCGCCCGGCTGCGCGGCGCGGGCGGCCGGTCCAAGTCCGAGCCGACCCACTGGACGGTGATGCCGGACCTGTCGGCGTGGGACTCGCTGTCCTACGACCCCGACGGGGTGATCCTCGACGTCTTCGAGCTGGAACCCGGCGAGGCCTCGCTCCTGGCCGGCTACGACGGGCGGCCGAGCGAGCTGCAGACGGTCGCGATGCACGTGAGCGACGCCCGCGCGTCCGCGGCCTTCTACCAGGGGCTGGGATACGCCGAGCTGTACGAGAAGCTGATCGAGAGGATGGAGTCCTTCTTCCGGCTCCCGCCGGAGACGGGGCTGCACAACATCAACCTGTACATGCCCGGCGACACCCTCACCGGCCGCGTGGAGATCGCGCAGTACGTCGGATTCCCCGGACGTGACCAGCGGGACCGCGCCGTACCACCCCGCCTCGGGATCCTGTCGGTGTCCATGGAGACCGACGACCTGGACGCCACGTCGGCGCTGGTGACGAAGCTCGGCGGCGAGCCGGTCTGCGAGCCCGTCGAGCTGGACCTGCCGCCGTACGGGCCGGCCCGCGTCCGGACGTTCTTCGGCCCGGACGGCGAGGTCCTGGAGTTCTACCAGTGCGGGTGA
- a CDS encoding SDR family oxidoreductase, producing MSGGVALVTGAGSGIGQAVADSLAAAGYTVVCAGRRLARVAETAEAIRARGGAATAVALDVTVAERVDAVIGDVAAEHGRLDVLVNNAGVFRKGEVLELSEDAWRETIEANLTGAFLCARAAARLMTAQEPVAGKRGQIVNVNSGAGLRGYPTGAAYSASKFGLLGLSDTLRAELAGHLVKVTDLVVAAMVESELSTRRDVTRLPATVVGDLVRNLLALEGPAVVTRLDLGQLPLR from the coding sequence ATGAGCGGCGGAGTCGCACTGGTGACCGGCGCGGGCAGCGGGATCGGGCAGGCCGTCGCCGACTCCCTGGCGGCGGCCGGGTACACGGTGGTGTGCGCCGGACGGCGGCTCGCCCGGGTCGCGGAGACGGCCGAGGCGATCCGCGCCCGCGGCGGCGCCGCGACCGCCGTCGCCCTCGACGTCACCGTGGCCGAGCGCGTGGACGCCGTCATCGGCGACGTCGCCGCCGAGCACGGCCGGCTCGACGTGCTCGTCAACAACGCCGGGGTGTTCCGCAAGGGCGAGGTCCTGGAGTTGTCCGAGGACGCGTGGCGGGAGACCATCGAGGCCAACCTCACCGGCGCGTTCCTCTGCGCCCGCGCCGCCGCCCGCCTGATGACCGCGCAGGAGCCCGTCGCGGGCAAACGCGGCCAGATCGTCAACGTGAACTCCGGCGCGGGCCTGCGCGGCTACCCCACCGGAGCCGCCTACTCGGCCTCGAAGTTCGGCCTGCTCGGCCTCTCCGACACGCTGCGCGCCGAACTCGCCGGCCACCTGGTGAAGGTCACCGACCTGGTGGTCGCGGCCATGGTCGAAAGCGAACTGTCCACCCGCCGCGACGTCACACGACTCCCCGCCACGGTGGTCGGCGACCTGGTCCGGAACCTGCTCGCCCTGGAGGGCCCCGCCGTGGTCACCCGGCTGGACCTGGGTCAGCTCCCACTCCGGTGA
- a CDS encoding helix-turn-helix transcriptional regulator: MDNRDAVSAFLRSRRDRITPEQAGLASYGQRRVPGLRRGEVATLAGVSVEYYTRLERGDLKGVSDSVLDALARALRLDDTERMYLYDLARAAGPAPGARARQREVRPAVRPSVTRIVEGIPELPAYVMNNRLDVLAANPLGRALYSDMYADPACGANVARFAFLNPVARRFYTDWERMARFAVGALRVEAGRDSSDPELSNLIGELCTRSDAFRVLWGSHDVQAFRQTIKRLTHPLVGGLELDQEPMRLPDESGLSVVVYSAPPGTTTEDGLRLLASWSATIGQQDSESASPRHLGDRGGEAFLDGPSTG; encoded by the coding sequence ATGGACAACCGGGACGCGGTCAGCGCGTTTCTCCGTTCCCGACGCGACAGGATCACTCCCGAGCAGGCGGGGCTGGCGAGCTACGGTCAGCGGCGGGTGCCCGGACTGCGCAGGGGGGAGGTCGCCACGCTCGCCGGGGTGAGCGTCGAGTACTACACGCGCCTGGAGCGCGGCGATCTCAAGGGAGTGTCCGACAGCGTGCTGGACGCCCTCGCCCGAGCACTGCGGCTCGACGACACCGAGCGCATGTACCTGTACGACCTCGCCCGCGCCGCGGGACCGGCGCCCGGCGCGCGGGCGCGGCAGCGGGAGGTGCGGCCGGCGGTGCGGCCGAGCGTGACGCGGATCGTCGAAGGCATACCGGAGCTGCCGGCTTACGTGATGAACAACCGTCTCGACGTGCTGGCCGCGAACCCGCTGGGCCGGGCCCTGTACTCGGACATGTACGCCGACCCGGCCTGTGGCGCGAACGTCGCCCGGTTCGCGTTCCTCAACCCCGTGGCCAGGCGCTTCTACACCGACTGGGAACGCATGGCCCGCTTCGCCGTGGGCGCGCTACGCGTCGAGGCGGGCAGGGACTCCTCCGATCCGGAACTGTCCAACCTGATCGGTGAACTGTGCACCCGCAGCGACGCCTTCCGCGTGCTGTGGGGATCCCACGACGTGCAGGCTTTCCGCCAGACCATCAAACGCCTGACCCATCCGCTCGTCGGCGGCCTGGAACTCGACCAGGAGCCCATGCGCCTGCCGGATGAGAGCGGCCTGAGCGTGGTCGTCTACAGCGCGCCACCTGGAACCACCACCGAGGACGGGCTGAGGCTCCTCGCCAGCTGGTCCGCCACGATCGGACAGCAGGACTCGGAGTCCGCGAGCCCACGGCACCTGGGGGACCGCGGCGGCGAAGCCTTCCTGGACGGCCCTTCTACCGGCTGA
- a CDS encoding GDSL-type esterase/lipase family protein yields MFTALTATVIVTDPAIPAAQAAPLSQTPIISNNMQGSDQRNAGAKWTTTVRDYARSSAVVLLQEAGPTPPGNSDFVENIEWDPQRPGRAGYVQHHTWQLDSDRNDPNVYHVYFLQTDPMNGRWEGGRVNLAIVTRHQAEEVQVLRNFHAAPDARPTLGVRFGNTWYYTFHALSGGGADAASMVRDVAATATNAGEHFVMGGDFNTDPDVLQTRVNYPRGQVRRFTTGLATHQNGEEYDYFIGDNGTFAQQRAQRFNGASPDHYAVGIGPFRSQQTQTRIDLMPTGDAMTRGGNGSVFYNYRRPLYEEMEKYNYIHVQRSRGRQMSAAVAAADDEMVRLAPSLDMVGTQRDGDMPDPDHEGYPEHEIDQIAERVDDTVAQLRPNVVTLLAGTEDVAHDVDAAGAPGRLGRLIDQIIEDAPDATVLVATLPPAAHPAIQARIEEFNQRVPEVVAQRRAAGEHVSLVLMSHLSTDDLSDDGLYPNETGQRKMASAFVDGIVDAFLAGWITTDSGTETEETADTLRPMGLGSSSTYGEGSSDGNGYRDSADQGFSQLADRNAEKTGRSGGSSLAGKRAASAVDDTPRVDWVGSVRVGKMADREVEGWRGLRIHEIANKATCAVKTYQPNLITLIAGGNDVMQKYQLDGAIGRLESLIEQVAFDDPGVAVLVAGMQPFRDPADDPGRNARGQAFTAQIPAMVDRLVGRGLRVVYADTTALTLSDIGHDGIHPTDGGYDKIAAAFVKAAGQANDRGWLRRARPQAPDAGSDPCGMRDDGDGIGTGGSDPNKLGQGWEDRGVIQARQYPSSSRFWMVDINKDRKAEFVAVDKDQNFRFWWNSGPSGKDWTPFVEGQNSYKPKAGAVGNMLRFGDVDGDGFPDCMVVWLTGTVEVSTWKADNPSGSRMCMNKYGGEASVFDEGSRGEILYTDPSTKIRFADVTGGGRDDYLLIKPDGTTTAWYNRDFQTKDGRKWLDWAPPAKIGGALANPREIRYADINGDKRADRILITAKGGARAWINDGATGAGGAYRDIGRIAGDADVPPKDVQFADVDGDGKADFLRIGWTGVTHAWLNKLPANYFGTFHP; encoded by the coding sequence ATGTTCACCGCACTCACCGCGACGGTGATCGTCACCGATCCGGCCATTCCGGCCGCGCAGGCCGCGCCGTTGTCACAGACACCGATCATCTCCAACAACATGCAGGGCTCGGATCAGAGGAACGCCGGCGCCAAATGGACGACAACGGTCAGGGATTACGCGCGGTCCAGCGCTGTGGTGCTGCTGCAGGAGGCCGGTCCCACCCCGCCGGGTAACAGCGATTTCGTGGAGAACATCGAATGGGACCCGCAGCGTCCGGGCCGGGCGGGCTATGTGCAGCATCACACCTGGCAGCTCGACAGCGACCGCAATGACCCGAACGTGTACCACGTCTACTTCCTCCAAACAGACCCGATGAACGGCAGATGGGAGGGCGGGCGGGTCAACCTCGCGATCGTCACCCGCCATCAGGCCGAAGAGGTCCAGGTGCTGCGCAACTTCCATGCCGCCCCTGACGCCCGGCCGACCCTGGGCGTACGGTTCGGGAACACCTGGTACTACACCTTCCACGCCCTCTCAGGCGGGGGCGCCGACGCCGCGTCCATGGTGCGGGACGTGGCGGCGACGGCCACGAACGCGGGAGAGCACTTCGTGATGGGCGGTGACTTCAACACCGACCCCGACGTGCTGCAGACCAGGGTCAACTACCCGAGAGGACAGGTGCGGCGCTTCACCACCGGCCTGGCCACTCACCAGAACGGCGAGGAGTACGACTACTTCATCGGCGACAACGGCACCTTCGCCCAGCAACGGGCTCAGCGGTTCAACGGCGCGTCCCCCGACCACTACGCGGTCGGGATCGGGCCGTTCCGCTCCCAGCAAACCCAGACGCGGATCGACCTGATGCCGACGGGTGACGCGATGACCCGGGGCGGGAACGGCAGTGTCTTCTACAACTACCGGCGGCCCCTGTACGAGGAGATGGAGAAATACAACTACATACACGTACAGCGCTCGCGCGGCCGTCAGATGAGCGCGGCGGTGGCCGCGGCGGACGACGAAATGGTCCGGCTCGCGCCGTCGCTGGACATGGTGGGCACGCAGCGCGACGGTGACATGCCCGACCCCGACCACGAGGGATACCCGGAGCACGAGATCGACCAGATCGCCGAGCGGGTGGACGACACGGTCGCCCAGTTGCGGCCGAACGTGGTGACCTTGCTGGCCGGCACCGAGGACGTGGCGCATGACGTCGACGCGGCCGGGGCGCCCGGCCGGCTGGGGCGTCTGATCGACCAGATCATCGAGGACGCCCCCGACGCCACGGTCCTGGTGGCCACCCTGCCCCCGGCCGCCCACCCCGCCATCCAGGCCCGGATCGAGGAGTTCAACCAGCGTGTCCCGGAGGTGGTGGCCCAGCGGCGGGCGGCGGGCGAGCACGTCTCGCTGGTGCTGATGAGCCACCTGTCCACCGACGACCTGTCCGACGACGGCCTGTACCCCAATGAGACCGGTCAGCGGAAGATGGCATCCGCCTTCGTCGACGGCATCGTCGACGCGTTCCTGGCCGGCTGGATAACCACGGACTCCGGCACCGAAACCGAGGAGACCGCGGATACCCTGCGCCCGATGGGGCTGGGGTCGTCCAGCACCTATGGCGAGGGCAGCTCGGACGGCAATGGCTACCGCGACAGCGCCGACCAGGGATTCAGCCAGCTGGCCGACCGCAACGCGGAGAAAACCGGCCGGTCCGGCGGATCCTCGCTCGCCGGCAAGAGGGCCGCGAGTGCCGTCGACGACACCCCGCGCGTGGACTGGGTCGGTTCCGTACGGGTGGGGAAGATGGCCGACCGGGAGGTCGAGGGCTGGCGGGGGCTCCGGATCCACGAAATCGCCAACAAGGCGACATGCGCCGTCAAGACCTACCAGCCCAACCTGATCACCCTCATCGCCGGCGGCAACGACGTCATGCAGAAATACCAGCTGGACGGCGCGATCGGGCGGCTGGAGTCCCTGATCGAGCAGGTCGCCTTCGATGATCCGGGGGTGGCCGTCCTGGTGGCCGGCATGCAGCCCTTCCGTGATCCGGCCGACGATCCCGGCAGGAACGCGCGGGGGCAGGCGTTCACCGCGCAGATCCCCGCGATGGTGGACCGGCTCGTGGGGCGTGGCCTGCGCGTGGTGTACGCCGACACGACCGCGCTGACCCTGTCCGATATCGGCCATGATGGCATTCACCCCACCGACGGGGGATACGACAAGATCGCCGCGGCGTTCGTGAAGGCGGCGGGTCAGGCCAACGATCGAGGATGGCTCCGCAGGGCGCGCCCGCAGGCGCCGGACGCGGGGTCCGATCCCTGCGGGATGCGGGACGACGGCGACGGCATAGGGACCGGGGGAAGCGACCCGAACAAGCTGGGGCAGGGCTGGGAGGACCGCGGCGTCATCCAGGCCCGGCAGTACCCTTCCTCCTCGCGCTTCTGGATGGTCGACATCAACAAGGACCGCAAGGCCGAGTTCGTCGCGGTGGACAAGGACCAGAACTTCCGGTTCTGGTGGAACAGCGGACCCTCCGGCAAGGACTGGACCCCCTTCGTCGAAGGACAGAACTCCTACAAACCCAAGGCCGGGGCGGTAGGCAACATGCTGCGTTTCGGTGACGTCGATGGTGACGGGTTCCCCGACTGCATGGTGGTCTGGCTCACCGGCACGGTGGAGGTCTCCACTTGGAAGGCCGACAACCCCTCCGGTTCCCGCATGTGCATGAACAAATACGGCGGCGAGGCCAGCGTCTTCGACGAGGGGTCACGCGGTGAGATCCTGTACACCGATCCGAGCACGAAGATCCGGTTCGCCGACGTCACCGGGGGCGGCCGGGACGACTACCTGCTGATCAAGCCGGACGGCACGACGACCGCCTGGTACAACCGCGATTTCCAGACCAAGGACGGCCGCAAGTGGCTGGACTGGGCCCCTCCGGCGAAGATCGGCGGCGCTCTGGCCAACCCCCGGGAGATCCGCTACGCCGACATCAACGGCGACAAGCGGGCCGACCGGATCCTGATCACGGCCAAGGGTGGCGCCCGCGCCTGGATCAACGACGGGGCCACGGGGGCGGGCGGCGCTTATCGCGACATCGGCAGGATCGCCGGTGACGCCGACGTGCCCCCCAAGGACGTCCAGTTCGCCGACGTGGACGGCGACGGCAAGGCCGACTTCCTGCGGATCGGCTGGACCGGCGTGACCCACGCCTGGCTGAACAAGCTCCCGGCGAACTACTTCGGCACCTTCCACCCGTAG
- a CDS encoding alpha/beta hydrolase: MTAGGLQVHYARAGRGAPIVLLHASPGDHRPLRGLAGELARRFTVYALDTPGHGGSDRLPVADPDMTDYAAALGRTLDALGLDRVHLYGTHTGAKIALTFAVGHPGRVASLVLDGLGVSTPEERADQLANYLPPVRPRGDGAHLVSAWHQVRNMYLYWPWYREEPAARLPAAAMPSPERLHEVTTGLLEAGDAYPLAYRAAFICDPVPLLARLTVPTLILASPDDPLHAHLSRIPTTRSRTEPSGGDPARLAVLVGEHAAVRSGGMTEPPGSPAPSVTGTPARRYVPARTGASLVRWAAPPSGARPLVVLPPAPASGRAVRRLLEGAAASRPVVAVDLPGTGDSEPRHPFTTDLDELAGAVVDVLDGLGLNTVDLYGGGAGAVIAAAVAARHPDRVHALALAAPPDPRVVTPDLAARRTPGLVPDDHGVHLLRAWHLVRDGALRAAARVFDPDDLHMRVLDIVKAWPCYGTAFRAALGGPWPAELRTPVVVADPPGDPFLASGETASPPFHHDGRGGAARLLAALDELTV; the protein is encoded by the coding sequence GTGACGGCGGGTGGGCTACAGGTCCACTACGCGAGGGCCGGGCGGGGCGCGCCGATCGTGCTGCTGCACGCCTCGCCCGGCGACCACCGTCCCCTACGCGGCCTCGCCGGGGAGTTGGCCCGCCGGTTCACGGTGTACGCGCTCGACACGCCCGGCCACGGCGGCTCCGACCGGCTCCCCGTCGCCGACCCGGACATGACCGACTACGCCGCCGCGCTCGGGCGTACGCTCGACGCGCTCGGCCTGGACCGCGTCCACCTCTACGGCACGCACACCGGCGCCAAGATCGCGCTCACGTTCGCCGTCGGACACCCCGGCCGGGTCGCCTCCCTCGTGCTGGACGGCCTCGGCGTCTCGACGCCCGAGGAGCGGGCCGACCAGCTCGCCAACTACCTGCCGCCGGTCCGCCCGCGCGGCGACGGCGCCCACCTGGTTTCGGCCTGGCACCAGGTGCGCAACATGTACCTGTACTGGCCGTGGTACCGCGAGGAGCCCGCCGCCCGGCTGCCCGCCGCCGCGATGCCGTCCCCCGAGCGGCTGCACGAGGTGACGACCGGCCTGCTCGAAGCCGGCGACGCGTACCCGCTGGCCTACCGGGCCGCGTTCATCTGCGACCCGGTTCCCCTGCTCGCACGGCTCACCGTCCCGACCCTGATTCTGGCCTCACCCGACGACCCCCTGCACGCCCACCTGTCCAGGATCCCCACCACCCGGTCCCGCACCGAGCCCTCCGGCGGCGACCCCGCGCGTCTGGCGGTCCTGGTCGGCGAGCACGCGGCCGTGCGCTCCGGGGGGATGACCGAGCCGCCGGGGTCGCCCGCGCCGTCCGTCACCGGCACGCCGGCCCGGCGCTACGTCCCGGCGCGGACCGGCGCGTCGCTGGTCAGGTGGGCCGCGCCGCCGTCCGGGGCCAGACCGCTGGTGGTCCTGCCCCCGGCCCCCGCCTCCGGGCGGGCCGTGCGGAGGCTGCTGGAGGGGGCCGCCGCGAGCCGCCCGGTCGTCGCCGTCGACCTGCCGGGCACCGGCGACTCCGAGCCGCGCCATCCCTTCACCACGGATCTGGACGAGCTGGCCGGGGCGGTCGTGGACGTCCTCGACGGGCTCGGTCTAAACACGGTGGACCTGTACGGTGGCGGCGCGGGCGCCGTGATCGCCGCCGCCGTGGCCGCCCGGCACCCGGACCGCGTCCACGCGCTGGCGCTCGCCGCGCCCCCGGACCCCCGCGTCGTGACCCCGGACCTCGCGGCGCGGCGCACTCCCGGCCTCGTGCCGGACGACCACGGCGTCCACCTGCTGCGCGCCTGGCACCTGGTCCGCGACGGCGCCCTGCGCGCGGCCGCCCGCGTCTTCGACCCGGACGACCTGCACATGAGGGTCCTCGACATCGTCAAGGCGTGGCCCTGCTACGGGACCGCCTTCCGGGCAGCGCTCGGCGGCCCGTGGCCCGCCGAGCTCCGGACCCCGGTCGTCGTCGCCGATCCGCCCGGAGACCCGTTCCTGGCCTCCGGCGAGACCGCCTCGCCGCCGTTCCACCACGATGGCAGGGGCGGCGCTGCCAGACTCCTCGCCGCGTTGGACGAGCTCACTGTGTGA
- a CDS encoding ABC transporter substrate-binding protein, with product MAFTTGRKLTALLGAALSLTACAGKEERAGVAQNTSGGGWSAGRPVVKVGLIGPMTGPFAVAGVSLENSLKVEVDRINAKGGLGGAKLELVVRDSGLDPAKAVQAANEFTGDDSMGLVVGPALSAFYNAAKGTFESGRKVNCQPMVATGDFGALKYGFRAQDPVSLDVAKMIAHVKAEGVNSIGVVYEGDDAGKGTADEVKAQAEAAGLAWKGFEATRPDDQSHRAYIDKLKDAGAIWISNSSSGAKTMAAASEAGYKGLIVGGSGARNISFVEAAGDAADGALFSATYYPYPSRDARDTWKPGYRRHIEETEKRFGKNAGPKTGAESPKAAEIAADCVLAYTKAAEQARSLDPDAVAAALDKLEISDQETPSGNSISPEKHEFFGMDDIHVYEWKKDDKGWTTVEAGK from the coding sequence ATGGCCTTCACCACCGGTCGCAAGCTGACCGCGCTCCTCGGCGCGGCGTTGTCGCTCACCGCCTGCGCGGGCAAGGAAGAGCGCGCCGGAGTCGCCCAGAACACCTCCGGCGGCGGCTGGAGCGCCGGCCGCCCGGTGGTGAAGGTCGGCCTCATCGGCCCCATGACCGGCCCGTTCGCCGTCGCGGGCGTCTCGCTGGAGAACTCGCTCAAGGTGGAGGTCGACAGGATCAACGCCAAGGGCGGCCTCGGCGGGGCCAAGCTCGAACTCGTCGTCCGCGACTCCGGGCTCGACCCGGCCAAGGCCGTGCAGGCCGCGAACGAGTTCACCGGCGACGACTCCATGGGGCTGGTGGTGGGGCCCGCCCTGTCGGCGTTCTACAACGCGGCCAAGGGCACGTTCGAGTCCGGCAGGAAGGTCAACTGCCAGCCCATGGTCGCCACCGGCGACTTCGGCGCGCTCAAGTACGGCTTCCGCGCCCAGGACCCCGTCAGCCTCGACGTCGCCAAGATGATCGCCCACGTCAAGGCCGAGGGCGTGAACTCCATCGGCGTCGTCTACGAGGGGGACGACGCGGGCAAGGGCACGGCCGACGAGGTCAAGGCGCAGGCGGAGGCCGCCGGGCTGGCCTGGAAGGGCTTCGAGGCCACCCGGCCCGACGACCAGTCGCACCGGGCGTACATCGACAAGCTCAAGGACGCCGGGGCGATCTGGATCTCCAACTCCTCCAGCGGCGCCAAGACCATGGCCGCCGCCAGCGAGGCCGGCTACAAGGGCCTCATCGTCGGCGGCTCCGGAGCCCGCAACATCTCGTTCGTCGAGGCGGCCGGCGACGCCGCCGACGGCGCGCTCTTCAGCGCCACCTACTACCCCTATCCGAGCCGCGACGCCCGCGACACCTGGAAGCCCGGCTACCGGCGGCACATCGAGGAGACCGAGAAGCGCTTCGGCAAGAACGCCGGCCCCAAGACCGGCGCCGAGTCGCCCAAGGCCGCCGAGATCGCCGCCGACTGCGTGCTCGCCTACACCAAGGCCGCCGAGCAGGCCCGCTCCCTCGACCCCGACGCGGTCGCGGCGGCGCTCGACAAGCTGGAGATCTCCGACCAGGAGACCCCGTCCGGCAACTCCATCTCCCCCGAGAAGCACGAGTTCTTCGGCATGGACGACATCCACGTCTACGAGTGGAAGAAGGACGACAAGGGCTGGACCACCGTCGAGGCCGGCAAGTGA